In Spirosoma aureum, a single genomic region encodes these proteins:
- a CDS encoding T9SS type B sorting domain-containing protein — protein MLVCQCKSAFLSWIVPLFLLILTARVDSRAQCSQGAIICETFGSGPRGALPQGQTTFAYTTNPCPNDGEYTLMDTVANSCHGDAWHRVREDHTPGDVKGNMFVVNAFYQPSEFFSQKAMGLCPGVTYEFSLWVLNINKVLQPGPCDEFSLRDPIIAMRVEQADGTLIKEVIQPAVSRSVTPVWVQLSMQFVIQTNTNDIVVKLINKGLGGCGNDLAIDDIGFRPVHPNLTIQFANSSASEITACADTRLTLSIGAAVGYPNPVYSWQQSQDNINWTPVPGTGQATYKINPVRVGRTYYRLRNAQPINANAIGRSQCSAESNVLIVNGRPDAPFSLGNDLAVCAGTSQVLQAPDPLPAGTSFVWSDLSSNQELIVNSAGAYWLETNLGGCTYRDTVNVSTQNCHLEDVYIPDAFSPNNDAVNDNLIVIHAGTFTAYSFRVYDRWGSVIFVSKQADLTWDGMFQNRPCPEGIYAWTLDYSVLNTQNQERHYTRSGRVILVR, from the coding sequence ATGCTCGTCTGTCAATGCAAGTCGGCTTTCCTGAGCTGGATCGTCCCACTATTTCTGCTGATTCTGACTGCCCGTGTGGATAGTCGGGCGCAGTGTAGTCAGGGAGCAATCATTTGCGAAACATTTGGTTCTGGTCCGCGCGGAGCGTTACCACAAGGGCAAACGACATTTGCTTATACCACCAATCCATGCCCTAATGATGGAGAATATACCTTGATGGATACTGTCGCCAATAGTTGCCACGGTGATGCCTGGCACCGGGTGCGGGAAGATCACACGCCCGGTGATGTAAAGGGTAATATGTTTGTTGTCAACGCATTCTACCAGCCCAGCGAGTTTTTTAGCCAGAAAGCAATGGGGTTGTGTCCTGGTGTTACATACGAATTTTCATTGTGGGTACTGAATATAAACAAGGTATTGCAACCGGGACCCTGTGATGAATTTAGCCTTCGCGATCCGATCATAGCGATGCGGGTAGAGCAGGCGGATGGGACATTGATCAAAGAGGTAATACAGCCTGCTGTTTCTCGTTCAGTAACCCCTGTCTGGGTGCAGCTTTCGATGCAGTTCGTTATCCAGACCAACACCAACGACATTGTTGTCAAACTGATCAATAAAGGACTTGGCGGTTGCGGTAACGACCTGGCTATTGACGATATTGGCTTCCGTCCGGTTCACCCTAACCTGACTATTCAATTCGCCAATTCGTCGGCTTCTGAAATAACAGCCTGCGCTGATACCCGCCTGACACTCAGTATTGGGGCCGCTGTAGGGTATCCGAATCCGGTTTATTCGTGGCAACAGAGTCAGGATAATATTAACTGGACACCTGTTCCCGGAACCGGTCAGGCAACCTATAAGATTAATCCGGTGCGGGTTGGCCGCACGTATTATCGGCTCCGAAATGCCCAGCCAATCAACGCCAATGCCATTGGTCGCTCCCAATGTTCGGCCGAGTCTAATGTGCTTATTGTCAATGGGCGTCCTGATGCACCCTTCAGTCTGGGTAATGATCTGGCCGTTTGCGCAGGTACATCACAGGTGCTTCAGGCGCCTGACCCACTGCCCGCTGGTACTTCGTTTGTCTGGTCTGATCTGAGCTCAAACCAGGAGCTAATCGTCAATTCAGCGGGGGCTTATTGGCTGGAAACAAACCTGGGCGGGTGTACGTATCGAGACACGGTAAACGTGTCGACCCAGAACTGCCACCTGGAAGATGTTTATATACCTGATGCGTTCTCGCCCAATAATGATGCGGTTAACGATAACCTGATTGTCATTCATGCGGGTACCTTTACGGCCTATTCCTTTCGCGTTTATGATCGCTGGGGGAGTGTCATTTTTGTGAGTAAGCAGGCCGATCTGACCTGGGATGGTATGTTTCAAAATCGACCCTGCCCGGAAGGGATCTATGCCTGGACTCTTGATTATAGTGTTTTGAATACCCAGAATCAGGAGCGTCATTACACCCGAAGCGGGCGGGTGATCTTGGTTCGTTAA